The Agarilytica rhodophyticola genome has a window encoding:
- a CDS encoding mechanosensitive ion channel family protein — protein sequence MENLGADIQQLQKVYDIIVNFLVTYSFQLLGALLVMLVGLFVANKVNKLVLKACESKKLDITLSRFIANIAKIVVVVMVGIICLNMIGISITPLVAAIGALSLGAGLAIQGLLSNYGAGLNIILTRPFIVGDTISVQGVSGQVQDIFLAYTILVNEDDVRITIPNKHIVGEIIHNSDEVTLVELDVGVSYSSDLEQVINVLTEVVEKHDLVDEKIPVQVGIKEFADSSVNLQVRYSALTNRAIASRFAINKLIWDTLQENKVAIPFPQREVRML from the coding sequence ATGGAAAACCTTGGCGCTGATATTCAGCAGCTTCAAAAAGTCTACGATATTATTGTAAATTTTTTGGTCACATACAGCTTCCAGCTGTTGGGCGCACTACTGGTTATGTTGGTGGGTCTATTCGTAGCTAATAAAGTTAATAAGTTAGTTTTAAAAGCTTGTGAAAGTAAAAAATTAGATATTACGCTTTCACGCTTTATTGCAAATATCGCCAAAATAGTCGTTGTGGTTATGGTGGGCATTATCTGTCTGAATATGATAGGTATTAGCATTACTCCTTTAGTGGCTGCTATCGGTGCTCTATCTCTCGGCGCTGGTCTCGCAATTCAAGGCCTACTTTCCAATTATGGGGCTGGTCTCAATATCATTTTAACGCGGCCATTTATTGTAGGCGATACTATTTCAGTGCAGGGTGTGAGCGGTCAGGTACAGGATATTTTTCTTGCTTATACAATTCTCGTTAATGAAGATGATGTAAGAATTACAATACCTAACAAGCATATTGTCGGTGAGATTATCCACAACTCTGATGAAGTAACTCTAGTGGAACTTGATGTGGGTGTTAGCTACAGCTCCGATTTAGAGCAAGTAATTAACGTGTTAACAGAAGTAGTTGAAAAGCATGACTTGGTCGATGAAAAAATTCCTGTTCAAGTTGGAATTAAAGAGTTTGCTGATAGCAGTGTCAATTTACAAGTACGATATAGTGCTCTGACAAATAGAGCGATAGCTTCCCGCTTTGCCATTAATAAACTTATCTGGGATACCCTACAAGAAAATAAAGTTGCTATACCCTTCCCTCAAAGAGAAGTGCGAATGCTGTAA
- a CDS encoding DM13 domain-containing protein, protein MLNKYGSCLLAVFCFSLYGCGSGGSGGSDSGSGAAAAATPTPTPVQSPTPTPTPVAVTGRFVDSAVEGLRYRTQTQQGTTNSDGEFLYIAGEEITFSIGDIDLPTISATSLITPLEVFNTTDFSNTSVANLARLLQSLDVDDDPSNGITIADQAHEMSMGLNIDFAATSFDTDVVNLIANSGSSRTALQTTENAVSHLMQTLEMLNAAAGCGNDHPLVGSTATFSTFQHNVSGDLRVVSNCRIEITNFNYDGGGPAVAFYGGTDGDYSSPIGFPLGAAINGRPYVNETITIDLPNGVTLNDFDGISVWCFVFDINFGDAIFGR, encoded by the coding sequence ATGTTGAATAAGTACGGTTCGTGTTTGTTAGCAGTCTTCTGCTTTTCATTATATGGATGCGGCAGTGGTGGTTCCGGTGGCAGCGATAGTGGATCTGGCGCTGCAGCTGCAGCTACTCCAACCCCGACTCCTGTTCAAAGCCCAACACCAACGCCCACTCCCGTAGCTGTTACCGGACGATTTGTTGATTCTGCGGTTGAAGGCTTGCGTTATCGAACGCAGACACAGCAAGGTACAACTAACAGTGATGGGGAATTCCTTTATATCGCGGGAGAGGAAATTACTTTCTCCATTGGTGATATTGATCTTCCCACAATTTCAGCTACAAGTTTAATTACTCCCCTAGAAGTATTTAATACTACAGATTTCTCTAACACATCCGTGGCTAATCTTGCTCGATTATTGCAATCGTTAGATGTAGATGATGATCCAAGTAATGGTATTACTATTGCTGATCAAGCCCATGAAATGAGTATGGGGTTAAATATTGATTTTGCAGCAACTTCCTTCGATACCGATGTGGTGAATCTAATAGCAAATAGCGGCTCATCTCGAACAGCGCTACAAACTACTGAAAATGCTGTTAGCCACCTTATGCAGACTTTGGAGATGTTAAATGCTGCTGCTGGTTGTGGTAATGACCATCCGCTAGTCGGATCAACAGCGACATTTTCCACATTTCAGCATAATGTTAGTGGCGACTTAAGAGTAGTTAGTAACTGCCGCATTGAAATAACTAACTTTAATTACGATGGTGGAGGACCTGCTGTAGCGTTTTATGGAGGTACTGATGGTGACTATTCTTCGCCAATAGGCTTTCCTCTAGGTGCTGCGATTAATGGTCGGCCCTATGTTAACGAGACAATAACAATCGACTTGCCCAACGGCGTAACCTTGAATGATTTCGATGGTATTAGTGTCTGGTGTTTTGTATTTGATATAAATTTTGGCGATGCAATTTTCGGACGTTAA
- a CDS encoding saccharopine dehydrogenase family protein encodes MSETEYDIIIFGATGFVGKIMTRYMAQHVNNGLRWAIAGRSKAKLEKLQTHTSELNSENRPDIFIADAKDDAQLKKLCERTRVIVSTVGPFALFGEPLIKACVEVGTDYCDITGEPHWILQMISRYQQQALQSGARIVNCCGFDSIPSDLGVYFTQKHAEEKFTVPCNQINMRVTQLKGAFSGGTYASLINAIKEISKTPALRQAMSTPYALCPSNHTFSTQQTQHRYAAYDELTESWLAPFVMEGINTKIVHRSNALMGNRYGREFKYDEAILTGTGRRGRKRASRMAIASGALVVAAAISPLRWLLERFFIPKPGEGPSQQQQDEGKYCLSFVGRLPGNKRINCTVSGDKDPGYGSTAKMLAQAATCLALDIPKQEPAGGFWTPATIFGDKLIDRLQAHAGISFDIKDA; translated from the coding sequence ATGAGCGAAACTGAATACGACATAATAATTTTTGGTGCCACAGGCTTTGTCGGTAAAATTATGACGCGATATATGGCGCAACACGTTAATAATGGATTGCGCTGGGCCATTGCTGGCAGATCAAAAGCAAAACTCGAAAAGTTACAAACACATACTTCTGAACTTAACTCTGAGAACAGACCAGATATATTCATAGCCGACGCTAAAGATGATGCGCAATTGAAAAAACTATGTGAGAGAACACGCGTTATCGTATCTACTGTGGGGCCTTTTGCATTATTTGGCGAACCTCTAATTAAAGCTTGTGTTGAAGTAGGTACAGATTATTGTGATATCACGGGTGAGCCTCATTGGATCTTACAAATGATCAGCCGCTATCAACAACAGGCCTTACAAAGTGGGGCTCGCATTGTTAACTGCTGTGGCTTTGACTCAATACCATCGGACCTTGGCGTTTACTTCACGCAAAAACATGCCGAAGAAAAATTTACCGTACCCTGCAATCAAATCAACATGCGGGTAACGCAATTAAAAGGTGCGTTTTCGGGCGGAACATATGCAAGCTTAATTAACGCAATAAAAGAGATATCTAAGACTCCAGCGTTACGCCAAGCGATGTCGACTCCATACGCTTTATGCCCAAGTAACCACACTTTTTCTACACAGCAAACACAACATCGCTATGCGGCATATGATGAGTTGACAGAATCTTGGTTAGCACCTTTTGTTATGGAAGGCATAAATACCAAAATAGTGCACCGTTCCAATGCACTTATGGGAAACAGATACGGTAGAGAGTTTAAATATGATGAAGCAATACTAACTGGTACAGGTCGCAGAGGTCGAAAACGTGCAAGTAGAATGGCAATAGCTTCGGGGGCTTTGGTTGTCGCGGCCGCCATTTCTCCTTTGCGCTGGTTGCTAGAACGCTTTTTCATACCGAAACCGGGCGAAGGTCCTAGTCAGCAACAGCAAGACGAAGGCAAATATTGCCTATCCTTTGTTGGACGCTTACCCGGAAATAAGCGCATCAATTGCACTGTTAGCGGTGATAAAGATCCAGGTTATGGTTCTACTGCTAAAATGCTAGCGCAGGCCGCTACTTGTTTAGCCCTTGATATTCCTAAACAAGAACCTGCAGGCGGCTTTTGGACACCAGCCACAATCTTCGGTGATAAACTTATTGACCGCTTACAAGCACATGCAGGCATCAGTTTTGACATAAAAGACGCGTAA
- a CDS encoding sulfite exporter TauE/SafE family protein, which yields MIDLPFMLSLIALGGIVGFTAGLLGVGGGGLMVPILTSLFLWQKMPLEQVVHLALGTSMASIVVTSFSSLRAHHKNQGVDWAVVQSMAPGILLGAFAATFLAAFANALFLASFFALFMFCTAIQMLVGATPNPSRQLPGRAQLFGVGSIIGGISALASIGGGSLSVPFLHWHNVPIKRAIGTSAALGFPIAVSGTLGYIINGWQHTSATPLSFGFIYLPAVIIISALSVFTAPLGVKFAYYLPVPIIKRVFALLLFLLSAKMLFSVVS from the coding sequence ATGATTGATTTACCTTTTATGTTATCCCTAATTGCTCTTGGCGGGATTGTTGGCTTTACTGCAGGTTTACTTGGTGTTGGTGGCGGCGGATTAATGGTACCAATACTGACGTCGCTATTTTTATGGCAAAAAATGCCGTTAGAGCAAGTGGTACATCTTGCGCTTGGAACCTCTATGGCTTCTATTGTCGTTACATCTTTTTCAAGCTTAAGGGCTCATCACAAAAACCAGGGCGTAGACTGGGCAGTAGTACAATCAATGGCTCCAGGAATTTTACTTGGAGCATTCGCCGCTACTTTTTTAGCGGCTTTTGCCAACGCACTATTTTTAGCGAGCTTTTTTGCACTATTTATGTTCTGCACTGCAATACAGATGCTTGTAGGTGCAACGCCCAACCCTAGCCGCCAACTTCCAGGGCGAGCACAACTATTTGGTGTAGGCTCAATTATTGGTGGAATATCTGCTCTGGCATCTATTGGTGGAGGCTCCCTGAGTGTTCCATTCCTGCATTGGCACAATGTTCCAATTAAGCGAGCAATAGGCACTTCTGCTGCTCTTGGCTTTCCTATCGCAGTTTCAGGCACCCTGGGTTACATCATTAATGGCTGGCAGCATACCAGCGCCACACCTTTAAGCTTCGGTTTTATATATTTACCCGCTGTGATTATTATTTCAGCATTAAGTGTGTTTACTGCACCCTTAGGCGTAAAGTTTGCGTATTATTTACCCGTTCCGATAATTAAGAGAGTGTTTGCTTTGTTATTATTTTTATTAAGTGCAAAGATGTTATTTTCAGTAGTTAGTTAA
- a CDS encoding MerR family transcriptional regulator has protein sequence MSYSQEVGFFENSLYGGFFVEQRIIEVAKYSSSGNLSIGTVSKLTGISVHTLRAWEKRHSVVSVVRSTTGRRLYHPDDVYRLRLLKRLTVSGHSIGNIAPLNDEQLEKMFDLEDKSENHVAKVESVQAVDVCMYGERPLGSLNLKNTLEQSINIRLETSEIGELRETLSGKKRYSVVMIFDTVQKSQLKMLRQLKDSEPNHRYFLVFSFAQREMIDELNAMGFFLLRAPISYDHLFERVLERYRSDRQSGVKSSAVEKSVEEIPPHKYTRRQLEKLSQTQASSVNDCEYTNQIAELIRALTVFESHCQHCEAVNTQDSRLHNDVYKLTAQARDLMERSMSLVLKSENINLDHVNSGR, from the coding sequence ATGTCATACTCACAAGAGGTGGGATTTTTTGAAAACTCATTATACGGCGGTTTTTTTGTGGAGCAGAGGATAATTGAAGTAGCGAAATATTCATCTTCGGGTAACTTAAGCATTGGTACTGTTTCTAAGCTCACAGGTATCTCGGTACACACATTGCGAGCATGGGAAAAGCGTCATAGCGTTGTTAGCGTGGTGAGGTCAACAACAGGTCGTCGGCTATATCATCCAGATGACGTCTACCGCCTGCGCTTATTAAAGCGCCTAACAGTATCAGGCCATAGCATAGGTAATATCGCACCCCTTAATGATGAACAACTCGAAAAGATGTTTGACCTTGAGGATAAGTCGGAAAACCATGTAGCGAAAGTTGAGTCGGTGCAGGCAGTAGATGTTTGCATGTATGGAGAGCGGCCTCTTGGTAGCCTTAACCTCAAAAATACTCTCGAACAGTCGATTAATATTAGATTAGAAACTTCTGAAATCGGAGAATTGAGAGAAACTTTATCCGGTAAGAAGCGTTATTCTGTTGTAATGATTTTTGATACTGTGCAAAAGTCGCAATTGAAAATGCTCAGACAGCTGAAAGACAGTGAACCAAACCATCGTTACTTTCTTGTATTTAGTTTTGCTCAAAGAGAGATGATTGATGAATTGAATGCTATGGGCTTTTTCTTGCTGAGAGCACCCATAAGCTATGATCATTTATTTGAGCGTGTACTAGAACGATATCGTTCAGATAGACAAAGTGGCGTTAAAAGTAGTGCTGTTGAAAAATCTGTTGAAGAGATTCCACCGCATAAGTACACGCGGCGTCAGTTGGAAAAACTTTCTCAGACCCAAGCGTCTTCTGTAAACGATTGCGAGTATACAAATCAGATAGCAGAATTGATTCGTGCATTAACAGTATTTGAAAGTCATTGTCAGCACTGTGAAGCAGTCAATACTCAGGACTCAAGGTTACATAACGATGTATATAAGTTAACTGCTCAGGCGAGAGACTTGATGGAGCGTTCAATGTCGCTCGTGCTTAAGTCTGAGAACATTAACTTAGACCATGTTAATTCTGGAAGGTAA
- a CDS encoding thiol-disulfide oxidoreductase DCC family protein, with the protein MDEKEESKTQCDTLYYDGQCPLCSREIQKLASYRKEDIVLVDINAMDSDASLPSTSFPSKSALMENLHLKTAEGKWIKGIDANIRAWRNTPFEKFWLLLRLPIIYQCASWFYTRWASWRLKNQQKRQ; encoded by the coding sequence ATGGATGAGAAAGAAGAAAGCAAAACTCAATGTGATACTCTCTATTATGATGGGCAATGTCCACTCTGTAGTAGGGAAATTCAAAAGCTAGCATCATATCGCAAAGAAGATATAGTGCTTGTGGATATTAATGCTATGGATAGTGATGCTTCTCTTCCTAGTACATCTTTCCCTAGTAAGAGTGCTTTGATGGAAAACCTTCATCTGAAAACTGCTGAAGGCAAATGGATTAAAGGAATCGACGCGAATATTAGAGCTTGGCGCAATACACCATTTGAAAAATTTTGGTTGTTGTTGCGTCTGCCTATCATCTATCAGTGTGCATCCTGGTTCTATACTCGATGGGCCTCATGGCGGCTGAAAAATCAGCAGAAACGTCAATAA
- a CDS encoding helix-turn-helix domain-containing protein, with amino-acid sequence MKNSNQYLAQQLKAARQGKKWSLDKTAEATGVSKAMLGQIERGESSPTLATLWKIAGGFNSSISSFIEPPPVEARGVSFRHAADLQQQPGDDQVLVAPLFPFDQRFGFEMLELTLLPHYQRISEPHEPGVTEHVIVVEGEMELLLEDKWQPLAQGEAIRFAADQQHGYRNLNSRAAVFHNLIHYSR; translated from the coding sequence ATGAAAAATTCGAATCAGTATTTAGCTCAGCAGCTCAAAGCCGCTCGTCAGGGAAAAAAATGGAGCTTAGATAAAACTGCTGAAGCAACGGGAGTTAGTAAAGCAATGTTAGGCCAAATAGAGCGAGGGGAATCCAGTCCGACCTTGGCAACACTGTGGAAAATAGCAGGTGGCTTTAATTCATCTATTTCGTCCTTTATAGAACCACCGCCAGTGGAAGCTAGGGGAGTATCCTTTAGGCATGCAGCAGACCTTCAGCAACAACCTGGCGACGATCAAGTACTGGTAGCGCCATTGTTTCCATTTGATCAGCGCTTCGGGTTTGAGATGTTAGAACTTACACTACTACCGCATTATCAGCGTATATCAGAGCCCCATGAACCGGGTGTTACAGAGCATGTCATTGTTGTAGAAGGAGAAATGGAGCTATTGCTAGAAGACAAATGGCAACCACTTGCACAAGGTGAAGCAATTCGATTTGCCGCCGACCAACAGCATGGGTATCGCAATCTCAACAGCCGAGCAGCGGTCTTTCACAACCTTATTCACTACAGTAGGTGA
- a CDS encoding benzoate/H(+) symporter BenE family transporter: MLKSISIAHISTGFVTVVVGYTSSAVIVFQAAAAAGASPAEINSWLLALGIGMGLSCVGLSLYFRHPIVTAWSTPGAALLITSLEGLSINEAIGVFIFSSCLITLSGITGWFEKIMNFLPRSMAAAMLAGVLLKFGMDVFVAMQTELFLVVCMLLTYLFTHRFLPRYTIPLVLAVGMLITSIAGVLHLNEVKLALSAPVFVYPHFSFTTLISVGLPLFLITMVSQNAPGIAVLRANGYQTPASPLIASTGFLGVILAPFGGYAFNLAAITAAICMGKEADENPARRYLAAVWAGIFYLLLGVFGATVSALFSSFPKELVLALAGLALLGVISNSLKSLLSDDSEQEAAVITFLVTASGITLAGIGSAFWGLVIGLLALYTKKIKIREIH, translated from the coding sequence ATGCTCAAGTCCATTAGCATCGCGCATATTTCAACAGGTTTTGTAACGGTTGTTGTTGGTTATACCAGTTCAGCTGTCATTGTATTTCAAGCGGCAGCGGCAGCAGGAGCTTCTCCAGCAGAAATAAACTCATGGCTGCTCGCTTTAGGTATTGGCATGGGCCTATCATGTGTCGGCTTATCTCTTTACTTTCGCCATCCCATCGTTACTGCATGGTCCACACCTGGTGCTGCCCTGCTGATTACTAGCCTTGAGGGCTTATCTATTAATGAGGCTATCGGGGTTTTTATATTTTCTTCTTGTTTGATAACACTGTCAGGCATTACGGGCTGGTTTGAAAAGATTATGAATTTTCTGCCTCGTTCCATGGCTGCTGCCATGTTGGCGGGAGTGTTATTGAAGTTTGGTATGGATGTGTTTGTGGCAATGCAAACAGAGTTATTCCTAGTTGTCTGTATGCTACTAACGTATCTATTTACCCACAGATTTTTACCCCGATATACTATTCCGCTGGTTTTGGCCGTGGGCATGCTGATAACTTCTATAGCGGGCGTTTTGCACCTTAATGAGGTTAAACTAGCGTTATCTGCTCCAGTTTTTGTATATCCGCATTTTTCCTTTACAACTTTAATTAGCGTAGGTTTACCGCTATTTCTCATTACTATGGTGTCTCAAAATGCTCCGGGTATCGCTGTACTAAGAGCAAATGGCTATCAAACACCGGCGTCACCTCTTATCGCTAGCACAGGGTTTTTAGGCGTTATTCTTGCGCCGTTTGGAGGTTATGCCTTTAATTTGGCTGCTATCACTGCCGCGATTTGTATGGGGAAAGAAGCAGATGAAAACCCTGCCAGGCGTTACTTAGCTGCGGTTTGGGCAGGGATATTTTACTTATTATTAGGCGTGTTCGGTGCTACTGTCAGCGCTCTATTTAGCTCGTTTCCAAAAGAGTTAGTACTAGCGCTTGCGGGCTTAGCGTTGCTAGGTGTCATCAGCAACAGCCTAAAAAGCTTGCTGTCTGATGATAGTGAGCAAGAAGCAGCAGTAATTACGTTTCTAGTTACCGCTTCAGGTATTACTCTGGCTGGAATTGGTAGCGCTTTTTGGGGCTTAGTGATCGGTCTATTGGCTCTTTACACCAAGAAAATCAAAATTAGGGAAATACACTAG
- a CDS encoding GNAT family N-acetyltransferase produces MEYILRKANNKDCDAVKAMVYSVLIEYGLQPDPEATDKDLEDFDQYYFNDHGYFAVATDQKGSVVASVGVIRLSDQSCELRKMFAYPSSRGVGLGKKLLTFAIDKARALGYKRMELQTASSLVEAVALYRASGFIEYHEENIVSRCDLAFEYKL; encoded by the coding sequence ATGGAATACATACTAAGAAAGGCAAACAACAAGGACTGTGACGCTGTAAAAGCTATGGTTTACAGCGTTTTAATCGAATACGGATTACAGCCAGACCCTGAGGCAACAGATAAAGATTTAGAGGATTTTGATCAGTATTATTTTAATGACCATGGATATTTTGCTGTTGCCACAGACCAGAAGGGTAGTGTTGTCGCATCTGTCGGAGTTATTCGGCTCAGTGACCAAAGCTGTGAACTGAGAAAAATGTTTGCCTACCCCAGTAGTCGCGGTGTTGGGCTCGGCAAGAAATTGCTAACCTTCGCCATCGACAAAGCTCGCGCTCTTGGTTACAAGCGAATGGAATTGCAAACTGCCTCATCCCTTGTTGAGGCAGTAGCACTATATCGTGCCTCGGGTTTTATTGAATATCACGAAGAAAATATAGTGTCTCGCTGCGACTTAGCGTTTGAATATAAACTCTAA
- the lepB gene encoding signal peptidase I, with protein sequence MKKTLLKVWNENKGFILFIALMLIFRSAFADFNHVPTGSMKPTILEGDRIVVNKMAYDIRVPFTHISLYKRSDPKRGDIIIFDSKVSKKRLVKRVVGIPGDTIELKNNVLFINGEKLAYEDISSNSYTQDKSENLMGIEHFVRVKKYGSQLSTFAPVVVPEDSYLALGDNRDNSADSRVIGFVPRNEIVGRSKSVILSFNYDNYYLPRADRFFHTL encoded by the coding sequence ATGAAAAAAACATTATTGAAAGTATGGAATGAGAACAAAGGTTTCATCCTTTTTATTGCCCTAATGTTGATATTTCGGAGCGCTTTTGCAGATTTCAACCACGTCCCAACCGGATCAATGAAGCCGACGATATTGGAGGGTGATCGTATTGTGGTGAATAAAATGGCCTACGATATCCGTGTTCCTTTCACTCATATTTCTCTTTATAAACGATCCGATCCAAAACGTGGGGACATCATCATTTTTGACTCAAAAGTCTCCAAGAAGCGACTGGTTAAACGCGTAGTCGGTATTCCTGGAGATACTATTGAGCTGAAGAATAATGTGCTCTTTATAAACGGTGAAAAATTAGCCTATGAGGATATTTCATCAAATTCATACACACAGGATAAATCGGAAAACCTGATGGGTATTGAGCATTTTGTTCGTGTTAAAAAATACGGTTCTCAATTGTCAACATTCGCCCCTGTGGTCGTGCCGGAAGATAGTTATCTAGCACTGGGAGATAACCGAGACAATAGTGCAGACTCAAGGGTAATTGGCTTTGTCCCTAGGAATGAAATTGTCGGTCGCTCAAAAAGTGTTATTTTATCCTTTAACTATGATAACTATTATCTTCCTCGCGCAGATAGGTTTTTCCACACACTATAA
- a CDS encoding type VI secretion system contractile sheath domain-containing protein codes for MSRASISTGGVLFDMSGKDTSSKKTAEPRKDGKAMHIALIGDFSGRGSRSIKETETICKRKAIEIDRDNFEEVFSSFGVKLQLAICDEPIHFREYDDLHPDYLFERVPLFEKLRMLRHKLRKPDQFQQAAEEIQQWASFKAQSSNAQKSEEEAGDVSGIPMPDNMLEAVLSQSNHAIDLANSPEGNIDRMIKDIVAPYVEAKSDPRLPEMEEALAQANSDTLRKVMHASAFQEIESNWRSVYMLICRLNTNRNLKLFIIDISRDEMRQDLAEADDITTTGLYKRLVSAYEVPGSTPFSILQFDAQINDKPEDIRLASGFAHLAQACSGIALASASERLAGCEGVYRREDTEDWQHTLEATFVEQWQALRQQASSRHLALAAPRFLLRLPYGKRSSPIESFDFEELSISNAHNYYLWGNSAYLVTLLLAQAYSETGWQLRPGQIQEVEDLPLHIYQDEDGESVAKACAEIFMRDSVAQKLAEAGILSIRSVKGKAAVVIPNFRTVALSGEQIFG; via the coding sequence ATGTCTCGAGCAAGTATTTCTACTGGCGGTGTGTTATTTGATATGTCAGGAAAAGACACTTCATCTAAAAAAACGGCTGAACCACGCAAAGATGGCAAAGCAATGCACATTGCTTTAATCGGTGACTTCAGTGGCCGTGGTAGCCGATCTATTAAAGAAACGGAAACAATTTGCAAGCGCAAGGCTATAGAAATTGATCGCGATAATTTTGAAGAAGTGTTTTCATCTTTTGGCGTAAAACTGCAATTAGCTATTTGTGACGAACCCATTCACTTTCGCGAATATGACGACTTACATCCCGACTATTTATTCGAACGTGTACCCTTATTTGAAAAGCTCCGAATGCTTCGCCATAAACTGCGTAAACCCGATCAATTCCAACAAGCCGCAGAAGAAATACAACAGTGGGCAAGTTTCAAAGCCCAAAGCTCAAACGCACAAAAAAGTGAAGAAGAGGCAGGCGATGTAAGTGGCATCCCCATGCCTGACAACATGCTAGAAGCTGTGCTTAGCCAAAGCAATCATGCTATTGATTTGGCAAATTCACCGGAGGGTAATATTGATCGTATGATCAAGGATATTGTGGCACCTTACGTAGAGGCCAAAAGTGATCCGCGATTACCTGAAATGGAAGAAGCCCTAGCACAAGCCAATAGTGATACCTTGCGTAAAGTCATGCATGCCAGTGCGTTCCAGGAAATAGAGTCAAACTGGCGCAGTGTCTACATGCTCATTTGTCGACTAAACACGAATCGTAATCTTAAACTATTCATCATTGATATCAGCCGCGATGAAATGCGCCAAGACTTGGCCGAAGCAGACGACATCACAACAACAGGCCTTTATAAAAGACTTGTATCAGCTTATGAAGTGCCCGGCAGCACACCATTTTCCATATTGCAATTTGACGCACAGATTAACGACAAACCTGAAGATATTCGCCTAGCATCAGGTTTTGCACATTTGGCTCAAGCCTGTTCAGGTATTGCTTTAGCAAGCGCTAGCGAACGACTGGCAGGTTGCGAAGGTGTTTATCGCCGTGAAGATACAGAAGACTGGCAACACACACTTGAGGCGACATTTGTAGAGCAGTGGCAAGCTCTCAGGCAACAAGCTAGTAGTCGCCATCTTGCCTTGGCGGCACCTCGCTTTTTACTGCGTCTGCCTTATGGTAAACGCAGCTCTCCCATAGAAAGCTTCGATTTCGAAGAACTATCTATCAGTAACGCCCATAATTATTACTTATGGGGTAATAGTGCCTACTTAGTAACATTACTCCTAGCACAAGCCTACAGCGAAACAGGATGGCAATTGCGACCAGGACAAATACAAGAAGTAGAAGATCTACCTCTGCACATTTATCAAGATGAAGATGGTGAGAGTGTGGCTAAAGCTTGTGCCGAGATATTTATGCGTGATTCTGTTGCTCAAAAGTTGGCGGAGGCGGGCATTTTATCCATCCGTTCCGTAAAGGGCAAAGCAGCCGTCGTCATTCCTAACTTTCGCACAGTAGCACTCTCTGGGGAACAGATATTTGGTTGA
- the purE gene encoding 5-(carboxyamino)imidazole ribonucleotide mutase, which translates to MTKAPVQIIMGSRSDWPILKMALTPLDELQVSYEASVVSAHRTPDRLYKFCKDSENNGTKVIIAGAGGAAHLAGMAAAMTWLPVIAVPIPSKYLKGVDSLLSMVQMPKGVAVATQAIGESGAYNAGLIASQMLALSDTDLRDRLIAWRKKQTDSVAEAVE; encoded by the coding sequence ATGACCAAAGCTCCAGTTCAGATTATTATGGGCTCACGCTCTGATTGGCCAATTTTGAAAATGGCCCTTACGCCGCTAGATGAACTTCAAGTTTCTTATGAAGCTTCGGTTGTGTCAGCACATCGCACGCCAGATCGTCTCTACAAATTTTGCAAAGATTCGGAAAATAATGGCACTAAAGTCATTATTGCCGGTGCAGGGGGTGCTGCCCACTTAGCTGGAATGGCGGCAGCGATGACTTGGTTGCCAGTCATTGCTGTGCCAATTCCCAGTAAGTATCTCAAAGGCGTAGACAGCTTACTATCGATGGTACAAATGCCGAAAGGTGTTGCTGTTGCTACGCAGGCTATCGGTGAATCTGGCGCTTATAACGCAGGTTTAATTGCTAGTCAGATGCTGGCTTTGTCGGATACAGATTTAAGGGATCGTCTTATAGCATGGCGTAAAAAACAAACAGATTCTGTTGCTGAGGCGGTTGAATGA